In Zunongwangia sp. HGR-M22, the sequence GTATTGCTCTTGAAGTTGAAGGTGATAAAGCAACAGCAACTAGAGAAATCGACGGAGGAAAGGAAACGCTAATCGCGAGTTTACCATTAGTTATTGGAGGACAAAAAGGTCTTGTTGAAGAAAGTGATCTTAAAATCCCTAATATGAGAGGAATTATGCAAGCGCGTAAAAAACCTCTAAATGTCATGGAGCCAGCAGGAGCTGAAACAGCCACTAAAGCAGTTAAATTTGAAAAACCTGCTCCAAAAGGATCAGTTAAAATGATAGATGCCGATAATCTAGACGAGTTAATCGATCTTCTTCACAATGAAGCTAAAGTTATTTAATTTCCTTTAGCAGATTTTCAAGAAGATTTTTAATCATTTCAAAATTAGAAAAATGTCAGTTTTAGTATATACAGAATCAGAAGACGGAAAATTTAAAAAAGGAGCGCTAGAAGTTGCTTCTTATGCAAAAGGTGTTGCCGATGCTATGGGAACCAGCTTAACTGCGATCTCTTTTAACACAGAAGACACCAGCGAGTTAGGTAAATATGGTGTAGACAAAGTTTTGAGCGTTAGTAACGATAAACTAAACAACTTTAATGCAAGTGCCTATGCCGATGCTATAAAACAAGCAGTGCAAAAAGAATCGTCAAAAGTGGTTGTATTAAGCCAATCTGCTAATGGCAAATACATTGCTCCTCTAGTGGCAGTGCAATTAGAAGCTGGATATGTATCAAATGTTACGGATTTACCAGAAAGCACTTCTCCATTTCAGGTAAAAAGGACAGCTTTTACGAATAAAGCTTTTAAATTTACAGAGATAACTACAGACATTAAAGTCTTAGGCTTATCCAAAAACGCATTCGGACTTAAAGAAAGTGAAGGTGCTGCATCAAGTGAAGCTTTTGAACCTCAATTTTCAGAAGAAGATTTTAAAATACAAGTGGAATCGGTAGATAAAGCCAAAGATAAAGTAACAATCGCCGATGCAGAAGTTGTTGTTTCTGGTGGTCGCGGACTTAAAGGTCCAGAAAATTGGGGAATGATAGAAGAAATGGCAGATATCCTTGGCGCTGCCACTGCCTGCTCTAAACCGGTTAGTGATATGGGCTGGAGGCCACATAGCGAACACGTGGGGCAAACCGGTAAGCCTGTAGCGTCTAATCTTTATATCGCGGTTGGAATTTCTGGAGCA encodes:
- a CDS encoding electron transfer flavoprotein subunit alpha/FixB family protein — translated: MSVLVYTESEDGKFKKGALEVASYAKGVADAMGTSLTAISFNTEDTSELGKYGVDKVLSVSNDKLNNFNASAYADAIKQAVQKESSKVVVLSQSANGKYIAPLVAVQLEAGYVSNVTDLPESTSPFQVKRTAFTNKAFKFTEITTDIKVLGLSKNAFGLKESEGAASSEAFEPQFSEEDFKIQVESVDKAKDKVTIADAEVVVSGGRGLKGPENWGMIEEMADILGAATACSKPVSDMGWRPHSEHVGQTGKPVASNLYIAVGISGAIQHLAGINAAKTKVVINNDPEAPFFKAADYGVVGDAFEIVPKLNEKLKEFKEKNA